In Corynebacterium ulcerans, one genomic interval encodes:
- a CDS encoding dihydrofolate reductase: protein MLRAIWAQSCDGVIGNGVDMPWHLPEDLAHFKKTTLGCPVIMGRKTWESLPPAFRPLPGRNNYVLSRSAAGQWSTGACVVNELPDVTDAWVMGGGQIYAATLPKVDEVVRTIVRIELLDVLGDSAVSAPALGPEFEIVSETEWMASISGKVHEDYQAATSPQPLHYRFQRLRRTP, encoded by the coding sequence ATGTTGCGGGCAATTTGGGCGCAGTCCTGCGACGGGGTCATCGGCAATGGAGTGGATATGCCCTGGCACCTGCCCGAGGATCTCGCTCATTTTAAAAAAACCACGCTTGGCTGCCCAGTCATCATGGGACGCAAAACATGGGAGTCGCTGCCGCCGGCCTTTCGCCCGCTGCCTGGGCGCAACAACTACGTACTTTCCCGCTCCGCAGCTGGTCAGTGGAGCACCGGTGCCTGCGTGGTGAACGAGCTACCCGACGTCACAGACGCGTGGGTCATGGGAGGCGGACAAATTTATGCGGCAACCCTACCAAAAGTGGATGAAGTAGTACGCACCATCGTGCGCATTGAGCTTCTCGACGTCCTCGGCGACTCCGCGGTTTCCGCCCCTGCGCTTGGCCCCGAGTTTGAGATCGTATCGGAAACTGAGTGGATGGCGTCGATAAGCGGAAAAGTGCACGAAGACTACCAAGCAGCAACTTCCCCGCAGCCGCTGCACTACAGATTCCAAAGGTTGCGACGCACTCCCTGA
- a CDS encoding thymidylate synthase has translation MMISTPYEDLLRTILSEGSHKDDRTGTGTTSLFAQQMRFDLSDSFPLITTKKVYWKGVVGELLWFLQGSSNVKWLQDNNIHIWDEWASEEGELGPVYGVQWRSWPTPHGTHVDQISGALDMLKRNPDSRRNIVSAWNVAELENMALPPCHLLFQLYVADGKLSCQLYQRSADMFLGVPFNIASYSALTHMFAQQAGLEVGEFIWTGGDCHIYDNHREQVETQLAREPRPYPQLELAKAKDLFSYDFADFQVIGYDPHPAIRAEVAV, from the coding sequence ATCATGATCTCCACACCTTACGAGGACCTCCTGCGCACAATTCTTTCTGAAGGATCTCACAAGGATGACCGCACTGGCACCGGAACCACGAGCCTTTTTGCACAGCAGATGCGCTTTGATCTGAGCGATTCTTTTCCGCTGATCACTACAAAAAAGGTTTATTGGAAAGGCGTTGTGGGCGAGCTCTTGTGGTTCCTGCAAGGCTCATCAAACGTCAAGTGGTTGCAAGACAATAACATCCACATTTGGGACGAATGGGCCTCCGAAGAAGGCGAGCTAGGCCCCGTGTATGGCGTGCAGTGGCGCAGCTGGCCTACGCCTCATGGCACCCATGTTGACCAGATCAGCGGCGCTTTAGACATGCTCAAACGCAATCCGGATTCCCGACGCAATATTGTCTCAGCGTGGAACGTCGCGGAGCTAGAGAATATGGCACTGCCTCCTTGCCATTTGTTGTTCCAGCTCTACGTCGCAGATGGGAAGCTCAGCTGCCAGCTATACCAGCGCAGTGCGGACATGTTCCTAGGCGTGCCCTTCAACATCGCCTCCTACTCAGCGCTCACGCATATGTTTGCGCAGCAAGCGGGCTTAGAGGTCGGTGAGTTCATCTGGACCGGAGGTGATTGCCATATCTACGACAATCACCGCGAACAAGTGGAGACCCAGCTCGCCCGTGAGCCTCGCCCCTACCCGCAGTTGGAGCTAGCAAAGGCCAAGGACCTCTTCTCCTACGACTTTGCGGACTTCCAGGTCATCGGCTATGACCCACATCCAGCAATTCGCGCTGAGGTTGCGGTCTAA
- a CDS encoding mycoredoxin, with product MKEHVTIYAADWCPFCQRLIGALKRTNTPFTLVDVETDVQASEWVKSVNNGNRIVPTVKYSDGTTATNPPASDVRRKLEELTA from the coding sequence ATGAAAGAACACGTAACTATTTACGCGGCCGACTGGTGCCCCTTCTGCCAGCGGCTCATCGGTGCACTCAAGCGCACCAACACTCCGTTTACGCTTGTCGACGTGGAGACCGATGTCCAGGCCTCCGAATGGGTCAAATCCGTTAATAACGGCAACCGCATCGTCCCCACTGTCAAGTACTCGGACGGCACCACCGCGACCAATCCTCCAGCCTCCGATGTTCGCCGCAAGCTGGAAGAACTCACCGCTTAA
- the cobF gene encoding precorrin-6A synthase (deacetylating) — MRTILVIGIGAGSPEFLTLQAISGLRRAQAVVALDKGKTKSDLLALRQGIVDAHAPGTPIVAVTDPERDRDPKDYDAEVLRWHKERANLLAEAIRGASSEDGTVAFLVWGDPSLYDSTLRIIEHMQKLEDLECSVEVIPGITAVQVLTAAHGILLNRIGEAIHITTGRNLASTSEKDRRNCVVMLDGKSAWMDVATEHTYMWWGAFLGTPQQIIREGYVKEIGAQVADLKRTLRAEHGWIMDTYLLRELTD, encoded by the coding sequence GTGCGCACAATACTTGTTATAGGAATTGGCGCAGGTAGCCCCGAGTTTTTGACCTTGCAGGCAATCTCGGGGCTTCGTCGCGCTCAAGCGGTGGTCGCGCTTGATAAGGGGAAGACCAAATCGGATCTGCTGGCTTTACGCCAGGGGATTGTGGATGCGCATGCGCCAGGAACGCCGATTGTGGCGGTGACTGATCCGGAGCGGGATCGTGACCCCAAGGATTACGATGCAGAGGTACTTCGCTGGCATAAAGAGCGCGCGAACCTCCTTGCAGAGGCGATCCGGGGTGCATCTTCGGAGGACGGGACCGTAGCGTTTCTTGTGTGGGGAGATCCCTCACTTTATGACTCCACGTTGCGGATCATCGAGCATATGCAGAAGCTAGAGGACCTTGAGTGCTCTGTTGAGGTAATCCCCGGGATTACCGCTGTTCAGGTTCTTACTGCGGCGCATGGGATTCTGCTCAACCGCATCGGCGAGGCTATTCATATCACCACAGGACGCAACCTTGCGTCTACGTCGGAAAAAGATCGCCGGAATTGTGTGGTCATGCTTGACGGCAAGTCGGCATGGATGGACGTTGCCACCGAGCACACTTACATGTGGTGGGGCGCTTTCCTAGGCACGCCACAGCAGATTATCCGGGAGGGATACGTCAAAGAGATCGGCGCGCAGGTCGCTGATCTGAAGCGAACGCTGCGCGCCGAGCACGGGTGGATTATGGATACCTACTTGCTCCGTGAGCTGACGGATTAA
- a CDS encoding ATP-dependent helicase, which produces MSSDEHHEQPQPEQTQPHQPQTPRAAAHEDSSCEHSEEQAPVLSRFNPQVATWFAEVFAAPTPVQKAAWEKISAGGNTLIVAPTGSGKTLAAFLWAINGLTTAGGQTVAFPAPHEGSSADKGTGQGVKVLYISPLKALGVDVENNLRAPLTGINHVAARLGLDYSDISVAVRSGDTPAAERARQVRRPPDILITTPESAYLMLTSKAGAILKNVETVIVDEIHAVAGTKRGAHLSLTLERLERLAGRPIQRVGLSATVRPINAVAYFLAGDRPVDIVDPPADKQWDLTVRVPIPDMSDVSTAQSGSAIGEAVYDDPRSLGSALSETELLSESALPTQGSIWPFIEERVYHDVMTHRSTLIFVNSRRTAERLTSRLNEIYAQEHDPESLSPQLRRTPAQLMKASDVAVLAPMIIARAHHGSVSKDERALTERMLKEGSLKAVVATSSLELGIDMGAVELVVQVESPPSVASGLQRVGRAGHMVGAISEGAFYPKHRADLIQTAVVVGRMGEGAIEELKVPRNALDVLLQQTVAAVSVEDLDVEEWYATVVRAYPYRDLSRAVFDAVIDLASGVYPSTDFAELKPRIVFDRITGTLTARPGAQRVAVTSGGTIPDRGMFGVFLAGSTRADSAPRRVGELDEEMVYESRVGDVFTLGASSWRIEEITRDQVLVIPAPGHTGRLPFWTGDQAGRPAELGKALGEFRRRIVGRRHALAGSEQDRSDDLVELEELGLDAYACQNLLQFLREQEEATGIVPDEKTLVLERFRDELGDWRIVLHTPYGRGVNAAWALAVGARISEHTGMDAQAVASDDGIVLRLPEADAEPGADLFVIDADDVEAIVAEQVGNSALFASRFRECAARALLLPRRNPGKRAPLWQQRQRAAQLLDVARKYPSFPIILETVRECLQDVYDLPALVELLQEIQQRRIRIAEVTTSQPSPFASSILFNYTGAFMYEGDSPLAEKRAAALALDPALLASLLGTVELRDLLDPEIIAEVHDIMQRKAPHRRARTAEELIDTLRVVGPVPVTDLPEITDPPMTLEYVMEQLRGRVMEVRIAGVAHLAQTLDAPLLRDALGIPIPPGVAAQVETITDALEQIVSRWARVRGPFTLMDVQHCLGLAAGIAHGVVEKLCTQSKLVAGRFRQGSDAPEYVATEVLKIIRARSLAAVREQTQPVSHATFGRFLPEWQHVAPVGETPELAGADGVFNVVEQLAGVRLPASAWETLVLPQRVRNYSPLDLDELTNNGEIIVVGAGRAGAHDPWVMLLPSDYAAELIPHAEVATLSETQRKVMTLLSRGGGFLFADIHRETAADLGLSSDQSSAAELGAALWELFEAGLVSPDGFAPIRARLAANSGTKTAHRAQRRPNRSRLRMGRTGFAHAHRPAQPPDVVGRWSATMAAEDNATARSVAHGEAWLDRYGVVTRGAVVSEDVVGGFALAYKVLSGFEESGKAMRGYLVEGLGAAQFSTPAVIDRLRGLSDTPDVAGWPSGTHSPNTYVLAAADPANPYGAALPWPEQGPTRAAGAIVVLIDGLLAAHLTRGGRSLTLCAPPTGIEQQEFLSIVLDALAESVRAGRIQPLVVEKINGVAVLRSPELELLRALGASVTPRGLRIAGGLNNQSHTRRGRSLASALDELDSSDSADIAGSGDPWSGREHHTKPPHRGFRSGGYR; this is translated from the coding sequence ATGTCGTCGGATGAACACCACGAGCAACCGCAGCCCGAGCAAACCCAGCCCCATCAACCGCAGACGCCTCGCGCTGCTGCCCATGAGGACTCTTCCTGCGAGCACTCTGAGGAACAAGCTCCGGTGCTGTCACGTTTTAACCCCCAGGTAGCAACGTGGTTTGCAGAGGTCTTTGCGGCTCCGACACCTGTACAAAAAGCTGCGTGGGAAAAGATTTCAGCCGGCGGAAACACCCTCATTGTTGCTCCAACTGGTTCTGGCAAAACACTCGCTGCGTTCTTGTGGGCGATCAACGGTTTGACCACGGCAGGAGGTCAAACCGTGGCTTTCCCCGCACCCCATGAGGGCTCTTCAGCGGACAAAGGCACGGGCCAAGGCGTCAAAGTGCTCTATATATCGCCACTGAAGGCATTGGGGGTAGACGTAGAAAACAACCTTCGTGCACCACTTACCGGCATCAACCATGTAGCTGCCCGGTTAGGGCTGGACTATTCCGACATTAGTGTGGCAGTTCGTTCTGGGGATACCCCGGCGGCAGAACGCGCCAGGCAGGTGAGAAGACCTCCAGACATCCTGATTACTACCCCTGAGTCTGCGTATTTGATGCTGACGTCCAAAGCAGGGGCAATCTTGAAAAACGTTGAGACTGTCATCGTGGACGAGATCCATGCGGTGGCCGGAACAAAACGTGGAGCACACCTTTCTCTCACGTTAGAACGACTGGAACGCCTGGCAGGTCGACCCATCCAGCGCGTGGGCCTATCTGCAACAGTGCGTCCGATCAACGCAGTAGCGTACTTTTTAGCGGGAGACCGCCCCGTAGACATCGTGGATCCACCCGCCGACAAGCAGTGGGATCTTACCGTCAGAGTACCTATTCCAGACATGAGTGATGTGTCCACGGCACAGTCCGGTTCCGCCATCGGGGAAGCCGTATACGACGACCCCCGCAGTCTCGGATCCGCGCTATCGGAGACGGAACTTTTGTCAGAATCCGCCCTTCCTACGCAGGGATCGATATGGCCGTTTATTGAGGAACGCGTTTATCACGACGTGATGACGCATCGCTCCACGCTAATCTTTGTGAATTCCAGGAGGACTGCGGAACGGCTCACCAGCCGGCTCAATGAGATTTACGCGCAAGAACACGACCCAGAATCGCTTTCCCCGCAACTTCGCAGAACACCCGCGCAACTCATGAAGGCCAGTGACGTGGCGGTCTTAGCACCCATGATTATTGCGCGAGCACACCACGGGTCAGTCTCCAAAGATGAGCGAGCCTTGACCGAAAGAATGCTCAAAGAGGGCAGCCTCAAAGCCGTGGTAGCCACTAGCTCTCTTGAACTCGGCATCGACATGGGCGCCGTGGAACTTGTTGTCCAGGTGGAGTCCCCGCCCTCAGTTGCATCAGGGCTGCAACGAGTGGGGCGCGCTGGTCACATGGTGGGCGCTATTTCTGAAGGTGCTTTTTATCCGAAACACCGTGCCGACCTCATCCAAACGGCGGTGGTTGTGGGACGCATGGGTGAAGGCGCGATCGAGGAATTGAAGGTCCCTAGGAATGCACTTGATGTGCTGTTACAGCAGACCGTAGCAGCGGTATCCGTGGAAGACCTTGACGTAGAAGAATGGTATGCCACTGTTGTACGTGCGTATCCCTATCGGGATTTATCACGAGCGGTGTTCGACGCAGTCATCGATTTAGCAAGCGGCGTGTATCCGTCGACAGACTTCGCGGAGCTGAAACCACGCATTGTCTTTGATCGCATCACAGGCACGTTGACTGCGCGTCCCGGAGCCCAGCGGGTAGCGGTCACAAGTGGCGGAACTATCCCAGATCGCGGCATGTTTGGCGTCTTCCTCGCCGGCTCGACGAGGGCCGACTCTGCCCCCAGGCGAGTAGGAGAACTCGACGAGGAGATGGTGTACGAGTCGCGGGTGGGCGACGTGTTTACACTGGGCGCTTCCAGTTGGAGGATCGAAGAGATCACGCGCGACCAAGTGCTGGTGATTCCCGCGCCGGGCCACACCGGGAGGCTGCCTTTTTGGACAGGAGACCAAGCTGGACGTCCTGCGGAATTAGGTAAAGCGCTGGGGGAGTTTCGCCGTAGGATTGTGGGGCGTCGTCACGCTTTAGCAGGCAGCGAACAAGATCGTAGTGACGATCTTGTAGAACTGGAAGAACTCGGACTCGACGCATATGCCTGCCAGAATCTTCTACAGTTTTTACGCGAGCAAGAGGAAGCCACGGGGATTGTGCCCGATGAAAAGACACTGGTGCTGGAGCGCTTTCGTGACGAGCTCGGCGACTGGAGAATCGTCTTGCACACTCCTTATGGCAGGGGAGTCAATGCTGCGTGGGCGCTTGCTGTAGGCGCGAGAATATCTGAGCACACAGGCATGGATGCGCAGGCGGTGGCCTCCGATGACGGCATAGTATTACGCCTCCCGGAAGCCGACGCGGAACCTGGGGCCGATCTCTTTGTGATCGACGCGGATGATGTTGAAGCAATAGTGGCCGAACAAGTGGGCAACTCCGCGCTGTTTGCCTCCAGATTCCGAGAGTGTGCTGCTCGCGCATTATTGCTACCTCGACGTAACCCCGGTAAGCGTGCACCTTTATGGCAGCAACGCCAGCGCGCCGCGCAGCTTCTCGACGTCGCCCGCAAATACCCATCCTTCCCCATTATTTTGGAGACCGTCCGAGAGTGCCTCCAGGATGTATATGATCTGCCAGCCTTGGTCGAGCTCTTGCAAGAAATCCAGCAACGGCGGATACGCATCGCAGAAGTGACTACGTCTCAGCCCAGCCCATTCGCTTCCTCCATACTCTTTAACTACACGGGCGCCTTTATGTATGAGGGAGACAGTCCACTTGCAGAAAAGCGTGCTGCTGCCTTGGCCTTAGACCCCGCGTTGCTTGCCAGCCTCCTAGGCACCGTGGAATTACGTGACCTCTTAGACCCAGAGATCATCGCGGAAGTACATGACATCATGCAGCGTAAAGCCCCACACCGTAGGGCTAGGACCGCAGAAGAACTCATTGATACTCTTCGCGTTGTAGGCCCCGTGCCCGTGACCGATCTTCCAGAGATTACTGATCCTCCGATGACTCTGGAATACGTCATGGAGCAGCTGCGTGGGCGAGTGATGGAAGTACGAATAGCCGGAGTCGCGCACCTGGCTCAGACTCTGGATGCACCCCTGCTACGAGACGCATTGGGCATACCCATCCCACCGGGTGTTGCCGCGCAGGTGGAGACAATCACCGATGCATTGGAACAAATAGTCTCGCGATGGGCACGGGTGCGAGGGCCTTTTACTCTCATGGATGTGCAGCACTGCCTTGGGTTGGCCGCTGGGATCGCGCATGGGGTCGTCGAAAAGCTATGTACGCAATCCAAGCTCGTAGCAGGTCGTTTTAGGCAAGGCAGCGATGCTCCGGAATATGTTGCCACGGAGGTTTTAAAAATCATCAGGGCCCGTTCGCTTGCTGCAGTGAGGGAACAGACCCAACCGGTGAGCCATGCCACGTTTGGGCGTTTCCTCCCCGAATGGCAGCACGTTGCGCCAGTAGGAGAAACTCCTGAGCTTGCTGGAGCAGACGGAGTATTTAACGTTGTAGAACAACTCGCGGGCGTGCGACTACCCGCTTCTGCGTGGGAGACATTGGTGTTGCCGCAACGGGTCCGGAATTATTCGCCACTAGACCTTGACGAGCTCACGAATAACGGTGAGATTATCGTTGTCGGCGCCGGACGCGCCGGTGCACATGATCCGTGGGTGATGCTTCTTCCTAGCGATTACGCGGCAGAGTTGATTCCCCACGCGGAGGTTGCGACGCTATCTGAAACCCAACGCAAGGTCATGACGCTGTTGTCTCGCGGTGGCGGGTTCCTTTTTGCCGATATCCACCGGGAAACTGCGGCAGATCTTGGACTCTCCTCGGATCAATCGTCTGCTGCGGAGCTTGGTGCCGCTTTATGGGAGCTTTTTGAGGCTGGGCTAGTCAGCCCGGATGGATTTGCGCCGATTCGTGCACGACTTGCGGCGAATTCGGGAACAAAGACCGCGCATAGAGCCCAAAGACGACCCAATCGCAGTCGACTACGGATGGGGCGCACAGGCTTTGCGCATGCCCATAGACCAGCCCAACCGCCGGATGTGGTGGGACGCTGGTCCGCAACCATGGCAGCGGAGGACAACGCCACAGCCAGGTCTGTTGCACACGGTGAGGCGTGGTTGGATCGATATGGCGTGGTTACCCGCGGTGCCGTTGTATCAGAGGACGTTGTTGGCGGTTTTGCTCTCGCATACAAAGTGCTCTCTGGTTTCGAGGAATCCGGGAAGGCGATGCGCGGTTACCTTGTGGAGGGACTGGGGGCTGCTCAGTTTTCCACGCCGGCGGTGATTGACCGGCTTCGTGGGCTATCCGATACCCCTGATGTTGCAGGCTGGCCTTCTGGCACCCACTCGCCGAACACATATGTGCTTGCCGCGGCAGATCCCGCCAACCCTTATGGGGCGGCGTTACCGTGGCCGGAGCAGGGGCCGACACGTGCGGCTGGTGCCATCGTTGTGCTTATCGACGGCCTCCTCGCCGCGCACCTTACGCGAGGTGGACGAAGCCTCACGTTGTGTGCACCGCCCACAGGAATCGAACAGCAAGAGTTCTTAAGTATCGTTCTCGACGCGCTTGCAGAGTCGGTACGGGCAGGCAGGATTCAGCCGCTAGTTGTAGAAAAAATAAATGGAGTGGCGGTCTTGCGATCACCCGAACTAGAGCTGCTAAGAGCACTAGGCGCTAGCGTGACACCCCGTGGGTTGCGGATAGCAGGTGGCTTAAATAACCAGAGTCACACACGTAGAGGGCGCAGCCTTGCATCTGCATTGGACGAGTTAGACTCCTCGGACTCTGCAGACATAGCAGGCTCAGGAGACCCATGGTCTGGGAGAGAACACCATACAAAGCCTCCTCATCGTGGCTTTAGATCTGGTGGATACCGCTAG
- a CDS encoding 3'(2'),5'-bisphosphate nucleotidase CysQ: MTAHFDDATLTKRLAQGTGEILKGVRNVGLLRGRELGDAGDDLAQNWIARVLEQHRPDDGFLSEEAADNPERLGKDRVWIIDPLDGTKEFATGRQDWAVHIALVENGIPTHAAVNLPDLGVVFHTSEVRAVRGPYAKKIAVSHNRPPAVATHVAEKLGFTAEPLGSAGAKAMHVLLGDYDAYIHAGGQYEWDSAAPVGVSLAAGLHCSRLDGSPLTYNNKDTYLPDVLVCRPELADDILSMAAAFREENGSY; this comes from the coding sequence ATGACTGCTCACTTTGACGACGCGACCCTAACCAAGCGACTTGCCCAGGGAACGGGCGAAATACTCAAAGGGGTAAGAAACGTAGGTCTTTTGCGCGGACGTGAACTAGGCGACGCAGGAGACGATCTGGCACAAAACTGGATTGCGCGTGTGCTGGAACAGCACCGTCCCGATGATGGATTCCTTTCCGAAGAAGCTGCAGATAACCCAGAGCGCCTAGGCAAAGATCGCGTGTGGATCATCGATCCGCTCGATGGAACCAAAGAATTTGCTACGGGGCGTCAGGACTGGGCTGTGCACATCGCTTTGGTGGAAAACGGCATACCAACCCACGCTGCAGTTAACCTCCCCGACTTGGGAGTGGTGTTCCACACGTCTGAGGTTCGCGCGGTGCGCGGCCCCTACGCAAAGAAGATCGCAGTCTCGCACAACCGTCCTCCTGCTGTAGCCACCCACGTCGCTGAAAAACTAGGTTTCACCGCCGAGCCGCTCGGCTCTGCAGGTGCAAAAGCCATGCACGTGCTTCTTGGCGACTACGACGCCTACATTCATGCCGGTGGCCAGTACGAATGGGACTCTGCGGCCCCCGTTGGAGTCAGCCTTGCTGCAGGACTGCACTGCTCGCGTCTCGACGGCTCCCCCTTGACCTACAACAACAAGGACACCTACCTGCCGGATGTTCTCGTCTGCCGCCCCGAGCTTGCCGACGACATCCTCTCCATGGCAGCCGCCTTCCGCGAGGAAAACGGCTCGTACTAG
- a CDS encoding mismatch-specific DNA-glycosylase, whose amino-acid sequence MSTAHPSPLGGRRPKRSELADFKDKPVSDRFPPPGTDLRLLIVGVNPGLWTAAVDAPFAYPGNRFWPSLDKAGIVSPAFEVSEGMSDAQEQTLYELGIAMTNLVPRATARADELEKDELIAGAHRVIELACELRPQAVAVAGITAFRTAFGMKKAVLGLQDTETIKGWPKDVSLWVVPQPSGLNAHETINSLAAQWRAVWDSTTPPHS is encoded by the coding sequence ATGAGTACTGCGCATCCTTCTCCCCTTGGTGGTCGCCGACCTAAGCGCTCGGAGCTTGCCGACTTTAAAGACAAACCAGTATCGGACAGGTTCCCACCTCCCGGTACCGATCTTCGGTTGCTGATCGTCGGGGTCAATCCAGGTCTGTGGACTGCTGCAGTCGATGCCCCTTTTGCTTATCCCGGCAATAGATTCTGGCCTTCTTTAGACAAAGCCGGAATCGTGTCTCCAGCTTTCGAAGTATCCGAGGGCATGAGTGATGCCCAAGAACAGACCCTTTATGAGCTCGGCATCGCTATGACCAATCTGGTCCCACGCGCTACTGCTCGCGCGGATGAACTAGAAAAAGACGAGCTGATAGCTGGCGCGCATCGCGTCATCGAGTTGGCGTGTGAGCTGCGACCCCAAGCCGTAGCAGTGGCCGGTATTACGGCTTTTCGTACAGCCTTTGGAATGAAGAAAGCCGTGCTAGGTCTACAAGACACAGAGACGATTAAGGGATGGCCCAAGGACGTATCTTTGTGGGTTGTCCCCCAACCCAGCGGACTTAACGCCCATGAGACGATTAACTCGCTTGCAGCTCAATGGCGGGCGGTATGGGATTCCACCACTCCACCACACAGCTAA
- a CDS encoding DNA-formamidopyrimidine glycosylase family protein, whose protein sequence is MPEGDSVYQLARRLSFMESRKVLGTSIRVPQYALATFTGSTVERVWPYGKHLFIQIGEEILHTHLKMEGTWAVHLKGDRWTKPAHTARVQLLLDGTPHEDPIEVVGFSLGFVRIFPTSHYPDVIAHLGPDVLGADWESTGYNEARRRILSAPDRAIGLALLDQRNLAGIGNEYRAEICFLCGVHPATSVRDTDVDRILTVARRLMWANRLSPVRVTTGIKRPGETTYVFGRNHRPCRRCGTRILQSMLVDDPSVELERIIWWCPHCQPFYPEP, encoded by the coding sequence ATGCCCGAAGGAGATTCCGTCTACCAGCTAGCCCGTCGGCTGAGTTTTATGGAAAGCCGAAAGGTTCTAGGAACCAGCATACGAGTGCCGCAGTATGCTCTTGCCACCTTTACTGGGAGCACAGTGGAACGCGTATGGCCCTATGGGAAACACCTGTTTATACAGATAGGGGAAGAGATCCTCCACACCCATCTGAAAATGGAGGGAACGTGGGCGGTGCACCTGAAAGGTGATCGGTGGACCAAACCCGCTCATACAGCTCGCGTGCAACTGCTGTTGGACGGAACACCGCATGAAGACCCGATTGAGGTGGTGGGCTTTTCTCTGGGATTTGTCCGCATTTTTCCCACATCCCATTATCCCGATGTCATCGCGCATCTGGGCCCTGATGTACTGGGAGCTGATTGGGAATCCACAGGATACAACGAAGCTCGGCGACGGATACTCTCGGCTCCTGACCGTGCCATTGGGTTAGCCTTACTCGACCAAAGAAACCTGGCAGGAATAGGCAACGAGTATCGGGCGGAAATCTGTTTTCTCTGCGGAGTGCACCCCGCTACCTCGGTACGCGACACCGACGTGGATCGCATACTGACTGTGGCACGTCGTCTTATGTGGGCGAATCGACTTTCTCCAGTTCGAGTCACAACAGGTATCAAACGCCCAGGGGAGACGACCTATGTGTTTGGGCGTAATCACAGGCCGTGTCGACGATGCGGTACCCGGATTCTCCAGAGCATGCTTGTCGACGACCCCTCTGTAGAATTAGAGCGCATTATATGGTGGTGTCCGCACTGCCAGCCATTTTATCCTGAACCCTAA